Proteins co-encoded in one Sparus aurata chromosome 18, fSpaAur1.1, whole genome shotgun sequence genomic window:
- the LOC115568569 gene encoding protein eva-1 homolog C isoform X1: MELHHLLLPLLLALKIRTTHSAPDFSLYLHTILKNHTAHACEGETLVIECPSRTSVSVLSAFYGRRVPNQHLCPSANSNTTGEEDTECTSPVAVEKVVSECQDRRSCHIPVFSPVFGQDPCPLTTKYLLVAYKCRPEHHRTRLVCENERLRLTCKNATVLAIYSASFGHLLHGSPYCPQEPGSHVDMECLSPSALRKVSRRCHGRANCSVLADTQTFGDPCFPGTRKHLRVSFTCVPRYLLEDVGRGSTDPFLISDFTHGGWYTGPTYRPQNVLLTNSLEIIEKILGLPERVALYFVSGICAGLVFLLCLFGLRSTIVRDVKELVSEVNEELKASRRRRKELMEDLFDDDISDTSSFRRLTQSYRTNDILSPSTLTVEMVDREVEHPNRALPNGDIWPHRDSSPYAIHKIKTYTTTEGGHTYE; the protein is encoded by the exons ATGGagctccatcacctcctcctacCTCTTCTTCTGGCTCTGAAGATCCGCACGACACACTCGGCTCCTGATTTCTCTC TGTATCTTCACACCATCCTGAAGAACCACACGGCTCACGCTTGTGAAGGAGAGACGCTGGTCATCGAGTGTCCCTCCAGGACGTCTGTCAGCGTCCTGTCGGCTTTCTATGGACGACGTGTTCCTAATCAACATCTGTGTCCCTCTGCAAACTCAAACACAACCGGTGAGGAGGACACAGAGTGCACTTCTCCAGTTGCTGTCGAG AAGGTGGTGTCAGAGTGTCAGGATCGCCGGTCCTGTCACATCCCCGTCTTCAGTCCGGTGTTCGGTCAGGACCCCTGTCCTCTCACCACCAAGTACCTTCTAGTGGCCTACAAGTGCAGACCAG AGCACCACCGCACCAGGCTGGTGTGTGAAAATGAGCGTCTGAGGCTGACGTGTAAGAACGCGACCGTCCTCGCCATCTACTCAGCCTCATTCGGACACCTGCTGCACGGCAGTCCCTACTGTCCTCAGGAACCTGGATCACACGTTGACATGG agtgtttgtCGCCATCGGCTCTGAGGAAGGTGTCACGCAGGTGTCATGGCAGAGCGAACTGCTCAGTCCTGGCTGATACTCAGACCTTTGGGGACCCCTGCTTCCCCGGCACCAGGAAACACCTGCGGGTGTCCTTCACTTGTG TGCCGCGGTATCTTCTGGAAGATGTGGGTCGAGGATCAACAGACCCTTTCCTGATCTCAGACTTCACTCACG GTGGATGGTACACTGGCCCCACCTACAGGCCTCAAAACGTGCTCTTAACCAACTCTCTGGAGATCATTGAAAAAATATTGG GTCTCCCGGAGCGAGTGGCTCTGTACTTCGTCTCTGGGATCTGTGCTGGTCTGGTTTTCCTGCTCTGCCTGTTCGGTCTGCGCTCCACCATCGTGAGGGACGTTAAAGAGCTGGTGTCTGAGGTGAACGAGGAGCTGAAAGCATCTCGCAGGCGGCGCAAGGAGCTCATGGAGGACCTCTTTGACGACGACATCTCAGACACCTCGTCCTTCCGTCGGCTCACACAGTCGTACAGGACAAACGACATCCTCAGCCCCTCCACTCTGACAGTGGAGATGGTCGACCGAGAGGTGGAACATCCCAACAGAGCCCTGCCCAACGGAGACATCTGGCCACACCGAGACTCCAGCCCTTACGCCATTCATAAGATTAAAACCTATACAACAACTGAGGGAGGTCACACGTACGAGTGA
- the LOC115568569 gene encoding protein eva-1 homolog C isoform X2: MELHHLLLPLLLALKIRTTHSAPDFSLYLHTILKNHTAHACEGETLVIECPSRTSVSVLSAFYGRRVPNQHLCPSANSNTTGEEDTECTSPVAVEKVVSECQDRRSCHIPVFSPVFGQDPCPLTTKYLLVAYKCRPEHHRTRLVCENERLRLTCKNATVLAIYSASFGHLLHGSPYCPQEPGSHVDMECLSPSALRKVSRRCHGRANCSVLADTQTFGDPCFPGTRKHLRVSFTCVPRYLLEDVGRGSTDPFLISDFTHGLPERVALYFVSGICAGLVFLLCLFGLRSTIVRDVKELVSEVNEELKASRRRRKELMEDLFDDDISDTSSFRRLTQSYRTNDILSPSTLTVEMVDREVEHPNRALPNGDIWPHRDSSPYAIHKIKTYTTTEGGHTYE, encoded by the exons ATGGagctccatcacctcctcctacCTCTTCTTCTGGCTCTGAAGATCCGCACGACACACTCGGCTCCTGATTTCTCTC TGTATCTTCACACCATCCTGAAGAACCACACGGCTCACGCTTGTGAAGGAGAGACGCTGGTCATCGAGTGTCCCTCCAGGACGTCTGTCAGCGTCCTGTCGGCTTTCTATGGACGACGTGTTCCTAATCAACATCTGTGTCCCTCTGCAAACTCAAACACAACCGGTGAGGAGGACACAGAGTGCACTTCTCCAGTTGCTGTCGAG AAGGTGGTGTCAGAGTGTCAGGATCGCCGGTCCTGTCACATCCCCGTCTTCAGTCCGGTGTTCGGTCAGGACCCCTGTCCTCTCACCACCAAGTACCTTCTAGTGGCCTACAAGTGCAGACCAG AGCACCACCGCACCAGGCTGGTGTGTGAAAATGAGCGTCTGAGGCTGACGTGTAAGAACGCGACCGTCCTCGCCATCTACTCAGCCTCATTCGGACACCTGCTGCACGGCAGTCCCTACTGTCCTCAGGAACCTGGATCACACGTTGACATGG agtgtttgtCGCCATCGGCTCTGAGGAAGGTGTCACGCAGGTGTCATGGCAGAGCGAACTGCTCAGTCCTGGCTGATACTCAGACCTTTGGGGACCCCTGCTTCCCCGGCACCAGGAAACACCTGCGGGTGTCCTTCACTTGTG TGCCGCGGTATCTTCTGGAAGATGTGGGTCGAGGATCAACAGACCCTTTCCTGATCTCAGACTTCACTCACG GTCTCCCGGAGCGAGTGGCTCTGTACTTCGTCTCTGGGATCTGTGCTGGTCTGGTTTTCCTGCTCTGCCTGTTCGGTCTGCGCTCCACCATCGTGAGGGACGTTAAAGAGCTGGTGTCTGAGGTGAACGAGGAGCTGAAAGCATCTCGCAGGCGGCGCAAGGAGCTCATGGAGGACCTCTTTGACGACGACATCTCAGACACCTCGTCCTTCCGTCGGCTCACACAGTCGTACAGGACAAACGACATCCTCAGCCCCTCCACTCTGACAGTGGAGATGGTCGACCGAGAGGTGGAACATCCCAACAGAGCCCTGCCCAACGGAGACATCTGGCCACACCGAGACTCCAGCCCTTACGCCATTCATAAGATTAAAACCTATACAACAACTGAGGGAGGTCACACGTACGAGTGA